From the Priestia koreensis genome, one window contains:
- the gcvPB gene encoding aminomethyl-transferring glycine dehydrogenase subunit GcvPB, with product MLNEHQPLIFELSKEGRIGYSLPELDVPEVNVAEVIPSEYIRTEEAELPEVSELDIMRHYTALSKRNHGVDSGFYPLGSCTMKYNPKVNEQAARMAGFAHIHPLQEENTVQGALGLMYDLQEHLKEITGMDEVTLQPAAGAHGEWTGLMLIRAFHETNGDHHRTKVIVPDSAHGTNPASATVAGLETVTVKSNDQGLVDLDDLRRVVGEDTAALMLTNPNTLGLFEENILEMAEIVHGAGGKLYYDGANLNAVLSKARPGDMGFDVVHLNLHKTFTGPHGGGGPGSGPVGVKADLIPFLPKPVLVKVEDRYHLEYDRPQAIGRVKPFYGNFGINVRAYTYIRSMGPDGLKAVTENAVLNANYMMRRLAEHYDLPFDRHCKHEFVLSGKRQKKLGVRTLDIAKRLLDFGYHPPTIYFPLIVEESMMIEPTETESKETLDAFIDVMIQIAKEAEENPEIVQEAPHTTVVKRLDETLAARKPVLRYQKEQ from the coding sequence ATGCTTAATGAACATCAACCGCTTATTTTTGAACTGAGCAAAGAAGGTCGTATTGGTTATTCACTTCCTGAATTGGACGTGCCGGAAGTCAACGTTGCAGAAGTGATTCCTTCCGAATACATTCGAACAGAAGAAGCTGAGCTTCCAGAAGTATCTGAGCTTGATATTATGCGTCATTACACAGCCCTCTCTAAACGTAATCATGGGGTTGACTCTGGTTTTTACCCACTAGGTTCTTGTACGATGAAATACAATCCGAAAGTGAACGAACAGGCAGCGCGTATGGCTGGGTTCGCTCATATTCACCCGCTTCAAGAAGAAAACACGGTACAAGGTGCGCTAGGATTAATGTACGATCTTCAAGAGCATTTAAAAGAAATTACGGGCATGGATGAAGTGACGCTTCAACCAGCAGCCGGGGCTCACGGGGAATGGACAGGACTTATGCTCATTCGTGCGTTCCATGAAACAAACGGTGATCATCACCGTACAAAAGTAATCGTGCCTGACTCTGCTCACGGAACAAATCCAGCATCCGCAACGGTTGCAGGACTTGAAACGGTGACGGTAAAGTCAAATGATCAGGGGTTAGTTGATTTAGACGATCTACGTCGCGTTGTCGGAGAAGACACGGCTGCCCTTATGCTCACAAATCCAAATACGCTTGGTTTATTTGAAGAAAATATTTTAGAAATGGCTGAGATCGTTCACGGAGCTGGGGGAAAGCTTTACTATGACGGTGCGAATTTAAACGCTGTACTCAGTAAAGCACGCCCAGGAGATATGGGATTTGACGTTGTGCATTTAAATCTTCATAAAACGTTCACGGGTCCTCACGGTGGTGGTGGTCCAGGTTCAGGTCCTGTAGGGGTAAAAGCGGATCTTATTCCGTTCCTACCGAAGCCGGTACTAGTGAAGGTAGAGGATCGTTACCATTTGGAATATGATCGACCACAGGCTATCGGCCGCGTGAAGCCATTCTACGGAAACTTCGGCATTAACGTTCGTGCTTATACGTACATTCGCTCAATGGGCCCAGATGGTTTAAAAGCAGTAACGGAAAACGCCGTACTTAATGCAAACTATATGATGCGTCGTCTCGCTGAGCACTATGACCTGCCGTTTGATCGTCATTGTAAACACGAGTTCGTCCTATCTGGAAAACGTCAAAAGAAACTCGGCGTTCGTACGCTTGATATTGCGAAGCGTCTTTTAGACTTTGGTTATCATCCGCCAACGATCTACTTCCCACTGATCGTAGAGGAGAGCATGATGATTGAGCCGACTGAAACCGAGTCAAAAGAAACGCTCGATGCATTTATTGACGTAATGATTCAAATTGCGAAAGAAGCAGAGGAAAATCCAGAAATCGTTCAGGAAGCGCCTCATACGACAGTTGTGAAACGCTTAGACGAAACGCTTGCAGCAAGAAAGCCAGTGTTGCGTTACCAAAAAGAACAGTAA